The DNA region GTGTCGGCAGGGGCTAAGTCTCTGGCGACGAGCACGAAGGGGTGACCCGGGTTCGGGATGCCGGGAGCGGGAAGCTTGAGGAGGTGTGCGATGACGCGCTGGGAGACGTCGTCGAGGTCAGCGGCTCGCTCCCCCATGTAGCCGCCCATGCCGGCGAGCAGGTCGCGGAAGGCCGCGAACGCCTCGAAGACGGCACGTTCCGCGGTCTTGCCCTCGGCGAGCCTGGCGGTGATGTCGTCCGCGAGGGTGACGTCCTCGGCCATCATGGCCTGGGCCTCGAGGATGTCGCGCGCTGCGCCTCCAGCCTGGGTGCCCCGGCGGTTGAGCTCCGCGGCCACGACCGACAGCGACGCCGTGGCCCTCTGGCCCTCGCGCTCGGCGTCGAGGTGCGTCGGACGGTCGACGGGCTCTGGCAGGGGCTCCGCCATGCGGGCGACAGGCCCGAGGGCGATCCCCTCGCCGATTCCGATGCCGTTCAGTTCCATCAGTCGCCCTCCGTCGTGTGCCGGAAGGACGCCCGCCCGGTGCGATCAGCTGTCGTGATCGGTGAGGAGAAGATCGAGGAGGCGGTCGAGGACCGCTGCGGCGTCGTCTCCATCGACCGTGACAGTGACCTCGTCTCCGTGATCGATTCCGAGGGCGATGACGGCGAGGATGCTCGCCGCGTTGACGGGCTTTCCGTCGCCCTTGGCGATCGTGACCTTCGCCCCGGATCCCCCGACAGCCTGTGTGAAGAGCTTCGCGGGACGAGCGTGCAGCCCGTGCTCCGATCCGATTCGCACGCTGCGCGTCGCAGTGGTGTCGGTGTCTTCCATGTGGTCGGCCTCCGTCGCTGGCGTCCGTTCTCAACCCCACCATACTGTCCGGGATGCACGGGCACCACGGAGATGGGATCGACGCGGCCGGTCACGGACGGATTCCGACCGCGTCGAGTGCACTGTCGAGGGCGATGGCCCCCGACTGGTCTGTGAAGGCCGCCTCGGGAAGGACGACCACGCTGGCGTCGCCGGTGACGGCGAGACGGATGCGGATGGCATCGGCCTGAGAAGCGAGATGAGCGCCCAGCAGGACGACGGAGGCATCCTGTGCCGAGTCCTCGAGGAGGGAGTCGCTCGTGGGAACGACGTCGACCTCCAGGCCGCGCTCACGGGCGAGGCGACGGATGCGGTGAGCCACGAAGGAGCTCGATGCCCCTGCTCCACACACGACGAGGATCTTCACTGATCCGGCTCCTTTGCTCGACTTCCCCCAGTGTGACCTGCGCACGTGCGCATCGGCCAACACGTTTTCTTCCGGCCCGGCGGAAATCTCGCCGGATGGGCACGCTCGCGCCACGGGAGATGCTTGACTCGTCGTGATGCGGACAGCGTCCTCAGAGCAGAGGGCACGCGAAGGGACCGGGCGTGAGTGAGAGACGGGAGCAGCTGCTCGCTCTGCTCGCGCGCGCCGACCGCTGGTTCACCGCGGCCGAGCTCGGCGATCAGCTCGGCGTCACCTCGCGCAGCGTGCGCAGCTACGTCACCGCCGTGAAGACCGAGGCCGCCCCGTTCGAGCCCGTGCGCTCGGGCCCAGCCGGCTACAGGCTGGACCGCGCCGTGTACGCACGCTGGCGAGCGGCATCCGGTGGCGACGTCGTCGCTCCGGAGGAGACGGGCGGACCGACGGCGCGTGCCAGCCGGCTTCTCCGCCGGCTCGTCGATGCTCCTTCCGGGCTGGACGCGTTCTCCACCGCCGCCGAGCTGCACGTGAGCGAATCGACGCTCGAGGGCGACCTCACGCGTGTGCGCGCCCGGCTGGACGGCACCGGGCTGTCGCTGCGCCGACGCGGCGGAACCCTCGTGCTCGAGGGAACCGAGTCCGCCCGGCGGCGCCTGCTCGGCACGCTCTTCCGCGAGGAATCGGCACGCGGAATGCTCGAGCTCGCCGCCATCCAACGCGAGTTCCCCACCGACGGCCTGGCCGAGTTCAAGACCGACCTCATCTCCGAGTTGACCAGGCGCGGCGCCGCCGTGAACGAGTACGGCCTGAGCAACGTGCTGCTGCACATAGCGATCGCGGTCGACAGGGTGCGCCGGCACCACTCGTTGCAGCCCGACGGCAGCACGGCGACGGATGCGGCAGCCACAGGGCTCGCCTCGGTCGTCGACGACCTGGTCGCCCGCCACTTCGACGTGCGGCTCGGCGCCGAGGACGTCGCCTATCTGGGCTACCTCGTCGAGACCAGGGTCGCCACTCCGGCACAGGCCGGCCCCGAAGCCCGTACCGGCGACCTGCTCGATGCCGGCGACCTGG from Leifsonia sp. Root1293 includes:
- a CDS encoding HPr family phosphocarrier protein, which encodes MEDTDTTATRSVRIGSEHGLHARPAKLFTQAVGGSGAKVTIAKGDGKPVNAASILAVIALGIDHGDEVTVTVDGDDAAAVLDRLLDLLLTDHDS
- a CDS encoding PTS sugar transporter subunit IIB; the protein is MKILVVCGAGASSSFVAHRIRRLARERGLEVDVVPTSDSLLEDSAQDASVVLLGAHLASQADAIRIRLAVTGDASVVVLPEAAFTDQSGAIALDSALDAVGIRP